In a genomic window of Gavia stellata isolate bGavSte3 chromosome 30, bGavSte3.hap2, whole genome shotgun sequence:
- the DENND2D gene encoding LOW QUALITY PROTEIN: DENN domain-containing protein 2D (The sequence of the model RefSeq protein was modified relative to this genomic sequence to represent the inferred CDS: substituted 2 bases at 2 genomic stop codons): protein MNFTLPKGRTLHAEVERPRGARGGGFAHLPAPSWERCFWSLGRDILXWDCECHLLGXAFCSRRLLMTWSKGWKEGKEEASAAENNPSRVPQGKPGERSSVFYSAGQFFFEYLVVVSLKKTSDGRYEPKITYQFPKRENLLKGQKEEEERLLQAIPLFCFPDGNNWAPVTEFTSETFSFVLTNVDGSRKIGYCRRLLPSGRGVRLPEVFCIISCLGCFGLFSKILDEVEKRRQISMAVIYPFMQGLRESPFPAPGKTVTIKSFIPESGTELIELTRPVDAHLEHVEFQALLQRLSPHLILHIFASAVLERRLIFLAEELSVLSQCIHAVAALLYPFSWAHTYIPVVPECLLDTVCCPTPFMVGIQMRHLERVLDQPMEEALIVDLCEGKILRAVGDEEEILPIKLQNEMLTSLNRHNNNNNIHTSEQVNTLVSEAFVQFFVRMVGHYASHIKWSKNGSGTFQERAFCKAIASKTNRKFVKKFVKTNMFSLFIEEAEKSRIPQEAYFQQKITEYHEQKKHRRDS from the exons ATGAATTTCACCTTGCCAAAAGGAAGGACTTTGCATGCGGAGGTGGAGCGGCCTCGGGGTGCACGCGGGGGTGGCTTCGCGCATCTCCCCGCCCCGAGCTGGGAAAGGTGTTTCTGGTCCCTGGGAAGGGACATCCTGTGATGGGACTGTGAGTGCCACCTCCTCGGATGAGCTTTCTGCTCCCGTCGGCTCCTGATGACCTGGAGCAAAGGCTGGAAAG aaggaaaagaggaggccTCTGCCGCAGAAAACAACCCCTCACGGGTGCCGCAGGGGAAACCAGGAGAGCGGAGCTCCGTCTTCTATTCTGCTGGACAGTTTTTCTTCGAGTACCTGGTGGTGGTGTCACTGAAGAAGACGTCAGATGGACGTTATGAACCCAAGATAACCTACCAGTTCCCAAAG CGCGAGAACTTGCtgaagggccagaaggaggaggaggaacgTCTCTTGCAAGCCATCCCCCTCTTCTGCTTCCCTGATGGCAACAACTGGGCCCCCGTCACCGAGTTCACCAG CGAAACCTTTTCTTTTGTCCTGACCAACGTGGATGGCAGCAGGAAGATCGGCTACTGCAGGCGGCTGCTG CCATCCGGCCGTGGTGTCCGCCTCCCTGAGGTCTTCTGCATCATCAGCTGCTTGGGCTGCTTCGGGCTCTTCTCCAAG atCCTGGATGAGGTGGAGAAGAGGCGCCAGATCTCCATGGCGGTGATTTACCCCTTCATGCAGGGCCTTCGGGAATCGCCCTTCCCAGCTCCAGGGAAAACCGTCACCATTAAAAGCTTCATCCCCGAGTCAGGCACGGAG CTCATCGAGCTCACGCGGCCCGTGGATGCCCACCTGGAACATGTGGAGTTTCaggctctgctccagcgcctCAGCCCCCACCTCATCCTGCACATCTTTGCCTCTGCCGTGTTGGAGCGACGGCTCATTTTCCTGGCGGAGGAGCTGAG CGTCCTGTCGCAGTGCATCCACGCGGTGGCTGCTCTCCTCTACCCCTTCAGCTGGGCTCACACCTACATCCCCGTGGTCCCCGAGTGCCTGCTCGACACCGTCTGCTGCCCCACGCCCTTCATGGTCGGCATCCAGATGCGGCACCTGGAGCGGGTCCTGGACCAGCCGATGGAGGAG GCTCTCATAGTTGACCTCTGCGAAGGGAAGATCCTCCGGGCG GTCGGCGATGAGGAGGAGATCTTGCCCATCAAGCTGCAGAATGAGATGCTGACGTCTCTGAACAGgcacaacaacaacaacaacatacACA CATCCGAGCAGGTGAACACGCTCGTCTCCGAAGCCTTCGTGCAGTTCTTCGTCCGAATGGTTGGCCACTACGCCTCGCACATCAAGTGGAGTAAAAACGGCTCAGGCACCTTCCAGGAGCGAGCCTTCTGCAAAGCCATCGCCTCCAAGACCAACCGCAAGTTTGTGAAGAAGTTTGTGAAGACGAACATGTTTTCCCTATTTATTGAGGAAGCGGAAAAGAGCAGGATCCCACAGGAAG catatttccagcagaaaataaCAGAGTACCACGAACAGAAGAAGCACCGAAGGGACTCCTGA